In Streptomyces sclerotialus, the DNA window CGGACACTGCGGGCGGCCGAGGCGGACGTACGCCGGCAGCAGCGCGAACTGGAAGAGACCCGGATCAAGGCGGCCCGCCGCCAGCGGCAGAGCAAGAAACTGGACGCCCGGCGACGCGCCCCCAGGATCGTGGCCGGGGAACGCAAACGGTCGGCGCAGGAGTCCGCCGACAAGCTCTGCAACCTGCACGAAGACCGCCTCCAGGAAGCACGCGAACGCCGCGAGGCGGCCGCGGACGCACTCCGCGACGATGCCGAGATCCGGGTGAACCTGCCCCACACCGCGGTACCGGCCGGCCGGACCGTCCTGAGCCTGCACGAGCTGCAGCCCCGGTTCGGCAGGCTCCGCACCGGCACCCTCGAAGTGCACGGACCCGAACGCATCGCCCTCGTCGGGCGCAACGGAGCCGGAAAGACCACCCTGCTCCGCACCCTCACCGGCGAGCTCGCCCCGCTGTCCGGTACGGCGAAAGCGCACGTACCCTTGCGGTTCCTGCCACAGCGTTTGGACGTACTGGACGACGGGCTGAGCGTCGCCGCGAACGTGGCCCGTACGGCACCCGGCGTCACCGACAACCACATCCGCTCCCAGCTCGCCCGCTTCCTCTTCAAGGGGGCACGCGCCGAACAGCCGGCGGGCACCCTGTCCGGCGGCGAACGCTTCCGGGCCGCCCTGGCGGCGACCATGCTTGCGGCCCCGGCCCCACAGCTCCTGCTCCTCGACGAGCCGACGAACAACCTCGACGTGGCCAGCGTGCGGCAACTGACCAGCGCCCTGCAGTCCTTCGAAGGGGCGCTGGTGATCGCCAGCCATGACCTGCCGTTCCTGGAAGCGGCGGGGATCACCCGCTGGTTGCTGGTCGGCGACCGACTGGAGGAGATCAGCTCGGACATGGTCCGCGAGATATGGGAAACGGCACCGCCGGCCGCCGACTGAGCCGCCTGCCCGGACGCCCTGCCAGGGCGCCCTGCTTGTACGCCCTGCCCCTACGCCCTACTCGTACAACACCGTTCCCTGACCCCAGTCAGCCCACATCACCGCCCGTCCGCCCCGAGACGCCAGAGGAGATACGTACGTGAGCACCACCCCACCCACCGACCGCGACACCGCCCGCGACACCGCCCCGCAGGAGCTGCCGCCGACCGAACTACCGCCGACCGAACTGCCAACGACCGAGCTGCCGCCGACCGAGCTGCCGCCGACCGAGCTGCCACCCACGCCCTTCGACCCGGAACTTTCCGCCGCGCTGGACGGCATGGGCGACCTGCGCGACGCATTCCCGTCGGCCCCCGCCATGGTTCCCCGGTGGCGTGCGCGGCTGGCCGAGATGGTTCCGGACCCCACCCTGGACCAGTTGCGCGCCGACGGGGCCTTCGAGATGTACGAGCGGAGCGTGCCCGGGCCCGAAGGGGCGCCGGACGTCTCCCTCCTCATCGCCCGCCCCACCGGCCTGGCGGACGGTGCGCCAGTCGTCTACCACCTGCACGGGGGCGGGATGATCGGTGGCAGTAACCGCGCCGGCATGGAGGGCATCCTGCGCGAGTGGGCCGAGCCGCTCGGGCTCGTCGTGGTCTCCGTCGAGTACCGTCTCGCGCCCGAGCACCCTTACCCGGCCGGTGTCGAGGACTGCTACGCCGGTCTGCTGTGGGTCGCCCGGCACGCCGCGGACCTCGGTGGGGACCCGGAACGCATCGTCGTGGCCGGCGGTAGTGCGGGTGGCGGCCTCACCGCCGCCCTCGCGCTGATGACGCGTGACCGCGAGGGCCCGAGGATCATCGGCCAGCTGGCGATGTGCCCGATGCTCGACGACCGTAACGACACTCCGTCCGCCCGGCAGATGGCGGGCACCGGACTGTGGGACCAGCACGACAACGGCGTCGGATGGGCTTGCCTGCTCGGTACGGCGTACGAGGCGGCAGACGTGCCCGCGTACGCCGCGCCTGCCCGGTCAACGGACCTGTCAGGCCTCGCCCCCGCCTTCATCGACGCGGGCGCGGGCGAGACCTTCCGCGACGAGGCGGTCACCTACGCCACCCGCATCTGGCAGGCCGGCGGGGACGCCGAACTGCACATCTGGGCGGGCGGGTTCCACGGCTTCGACCAGATGGTTCCCGGCGCCGCCGTCTCCCGCGACGCACGCCAGGCCCGAGTCAACTGGCTACGCCGCATACTGAGCCGGTAGCCGGTAGCCGGTAGCCGGTAGCCGGTAGCAGAACGGTAGGACAAGCTGATGTGGCGAAGCGGAGCCGGTCGCTGAGTTCGCTCAGGGTCAGTCCGCTGTTTGACGCGCAGCGGTGGAGCTCCTTCACCGCGCGCGGCTCCGGCCCGCGATCCACGCAGCACCTGCTCCGGCCGGCCCTGACACGCCCCGCCGCACCGAAGCGGCGGATCCGGGTGCTGCTGCTCAGCCCCGAGGCGCCCGCGCCGGCGATGCGGGCCGCGGAGATCGGGGAGTCCCCGAGAGGCGCTGGCCGGCGGTGTCTGGCTGGCCGAGGCGCGGCTGCGCGAGCTGGCCGGGGCGTGCGAGGTGCGCGTGTATCGGCACCGGACGCTGCCGACCTGGCGCATCCTGCGGTTGGCCTCCACCCTGTTCGTCTCCGCTTTCGACGCCGGGTGGAAAGGGCACGAGTCGGCGACGTACAAGGTGATGGAGATGCCGCACGGCCCGCTGTACCGGGGCTTTCAACGGATGTTCGACGCATTCGCCGCCGAAACTGACGCACCGTGTGAAAGGCAGGTAGCAGTGATCGAGGCAGAGCTGAAAGCCCGGGTCCACCACCACAAGACCACTGGCCCGCCACATCAGTGGACGATGCTGACCACTGTCTGGTCGGCGCCGTGCACCTTACGCGAATGCGCCTGCAGGGCCATCACGGCGGCGAGCCCGCCAGGGGTATAGAAGCCGCTGAACTTGGTGTACGCGGTGAGAGACCGCTCGGTCCCGGCACGGGTGACGGCGGTGGCCGATTCTGGATACATACGGGCCTCCTGGATCACCCAAGGGCGGCCTTTCCTGCTGTCGGCAAGGATCCGTTCGAACAAGTGCCGGGCGGCAACACCGGACTGGCTCCCCGAGTGGAAGACCGCACGACTTCCCCAGTTGAGGTTCGGGTCATGGCCGGCGAATTTCAAGTAGTAGGCACGTGCGCTCCGCCCCATCGCGCAATATTCCTCAACGCTGATCCACGTCCCGTCCGCAAGGCGGAAACCCTCCGGGGTCACGATGTGCGTGTGAGGGAACAGTGCCCGAACCTCATCCGGGTAGTACTGGCGGGTGGTCGCCCAGAAGGGCCATGCCATGATGACTTTGCTGTCGTAGAGCGGGGTGGGCGGGTGGTCGAACGTCAAGGCTCCGCCCTCGCAGGCCTCCAACCACTGGTCGAAGAAATTGTTGTAACGCACGTCGTAGAAGTCGTGACCACGAACGAAATTGCAGTCCCTTGAGTGCACGGAATCCCAGCCGAAGTGGTCAATTCCCCGTTCCCTGAGGCCCTGGATGGTGTAGACGACTCCGTGGGGGCGTGAAGCGTTGTTCGTGAGGTGGTGGACGATCGGTTCTCTGCCCAGCTGATGGCGCATGGACTCGGCGACCTGGCCGAGGAGCGGGCCGCGGAAGTGCTTGGGCTTCCCGAAGTCCCCGGGAAACTCTTGGTACACACGGTGAAGCTGTTCCGCCATCTCCCAGCCGGACCCCGGGCACTGGACCTCAATGATGGCTCCCGGGGCCGCTTCGTCGGTGCGGAAGAAGAGTGGCGTGCTCAACTGGCTGTCGGCAAGACGTAGATGGTGTTCCCTGCCGCGGCAAGAAGGCTGGCCGGACAGTACCGAGTCGGCGATGGCGGGATCGGCCTCGTCACGCAGGCTCGCCATGAAAACGTCACGGGTGGTCTCGTAAAATTTCCTGATCAGCGCGTGACGGTCGCGAAAGCCTTGCAGGGTCGGTTCATCCATGGGGTAGGGACGGCTGGCGATCTCATTGGTGAATCCGACGGTCGCCCGGGTGCGGTGCCTGATGTCTTCATCCACGAACTGGTACCACGGAGGAGCTGTGCTCTCGGGCATTGGCCTGCCTCGATTCGGTGGGTGGAAGGATGTCTGATGGGCGGTGTTCTTGCCTGCGGTTGCTGTTCGGCGAGAGGGGGGAATCGCCACCTTCCCGCCATCGCAACGTGACCCTCGCCTCGGGCCGCGCCCTCCGGCACCACCGGGGCGCCTGTTTCTGCTCCCCGGCTCGCGCTGCGGTGACGGTCGGACCTTCGGGAGAAACCTGGAGGACGCTTCAGTGGATCTGGCGTTCCCGTCCCGTCCAGAAAGGTGCCCGCAGTTTCTTCTTGTCCACTTTTCCGGCTGGGGTCAGGGGCAGTGTCCCGGCAAAGGTCACAGACGTAGGGGCATAAGGGGCGCCGAGTTCCGTCTCGACGAGTTTCCGCAACTCGGCTTTCTGGCAGGTGGTGCCAGGGGCGAGCACCACCACCGCGTGGACGGCCTCCCCGTCCCGCTCATGTGGCACGCCGATGACGGCTACGGACCGGACCGCCGGGTGACGGGTGAGGATCTCCTCGACTTCGCGGGAGTAGCAGTTGACTCCCCGGATGTTGACCATGTCCTTGTCCCGGTCGAGCAGGAACAGGTATCCGTCATCGTCCAGGCGGCCGATGTCCCCTGTGCGCAACCAGCCGTCGTGCAGCGCCTCGGCATCCAGCTCAGGGTGCAGCCAATAGCCAGTCATGAGTTGTGGCGTGCGCACCCAGACGTGGCCGGCCTCTCCCACCGGCAGCCGCTTGCCGTCACCGGACCGGATCTCAAGGGCGACCCCCGGTTGCGGGCGGCCGGCGGACAGCAGCCGTTCCCCGGGGCCTTCCAGGAGCTCACCGGGGCCGATCATGGAGATCAGGCCTGCCTCGGTCATCCCGTATGCCTGATACAGCGCTGGGCCGAAGCGCTCCAGCGCCTGCCGCATGCGGCGGGCCGTGATGGCAGAACCGGCGACGACGACGGCGCGCAGACTGCTCAGGTCCGTCCTGGCCGACCGTGGGTGGTCGAGCAGCTCGTTCAGCTGACCGGTGTTGAGGAGCATCGCGGTGATGCGGTGCTCCTCAACAGCCCCCAGCACCACTCCCGGCTCGAAAGCGTCGAGCAGGTGGACGGTGCCGCCACTCAAGAGAGGCAGTGCCATGAAGTCGGTCCGGACGGGAGCGGTGCCAGGTTTTACGACGAGATACCGCTCCGCGGCGGCAGCCACGGCCGAGACGAGGGGAGACCAGCACCTGGGCTGCCACACCCAATGGCTGCTCAGTGCGCGGAAAGTGTGGCAACAGCCCTTCGAGCGACCGGTGCTGCCGCCCGTGTAGGCCAGGCGTGCGATGTCACTGGCTCGTCCGCCGGCGGGCAGCGGCATCGAGGAGAGGGACGCGCACTGGGCCAAGAGGTCCGCCCCTTCTTTCGACGGCCCCAAGCCGAGGAGCAGGGAGAGCTCCGTTCGCCGCGCCACCTCCGAGGCCCGTGCCGCGTAGTCCGGCGTGAACACCAGAGCGCCGGCACGGGCGTCACGCACCATGTGTACCTGCTCAGCCACGGCCAGCCCCGCCTCCAAGAGGACCTGCCGGCATCCCAGCAGAGCGAAGGCCAGGGAGGAGAGCACCGCCTGCGGCCGGTTGTCCGCCAGCAGGACTACGCAGTCACCGCGATGCAGGCCCACGCCACGCAGAGCCCGCGCCAGCCGGTAGACCTCGCTCAAGGCGTCCCCATACGTAGTCGCGCGGCCCCGGTGGATGAAGGCGACGCGATCGGCGTAGCGCGCGAAGGTCTCCAGGGCAGTGGTGGGGTGCAGGGGTCGGGGGGATTCCGGCTTGGACGGAGGCATGCTCTCCTCGCTCTGCTGACCCGGATACGTCGTTGCATCGTCGTGGTAAGGGGGATCTGAACGCCATGAGAATCGTGGGTTCGGGAGAGGTCACGCGGGGGCGCCCGTGCCACTGGCTGTATAGAACGTCGCAGGTCGGGAGGCTGACACCGCCGTGATCACCGTCCCTTGATAGCGGTCGGGCTGTGCAGAGGGGAAGGGACACCGCGCGTTCTCACCCCACCAGGTGCATTGTTCGCGCGTATGGGCGTACGAGTGGCTTCATGACTGGGCTTGTCGCTCATCCAGTCCGACGCGCTTTCATGCCCTCCTTGTGGTGAGTGGGAAGCTCACGAGCGGAAGCCATGCTCGACAGCGGATCGGTGAACGTTCTCCTACCAGGTTGGTGTGAGGTCGCCCGTCAGCGGGATGTCGGGGTTCGCGGCGTTGGTGACGATGACCAGGCGGGGGCCTTGCGGGTCCGCGTGCCACTGCCCGCCGGTCAGTGGCAGGAGAGCGATGTTGGGCGTCGGGCCCTGTGTCCAGT includes these proteins:
- a CDS encoding ABC-F family ATP-binding cassette domain-containing protein, translating into MSGPTTPHAAAVTCSALSFQWPDGTTVFDGLSLTVGRGRTGLVGANGAGKSTLLRLLAGELRPSRGTVTVGGRLAHLPQNITLDTALRVDQALGIAERRAALRAIEAGEVDEEHFEKIGDDWDVEERALATLGSLGLSDLDLDRTVGEMSGGETVLLRLAALLLQRPDVLLLDEPTNNLDLLARRRLYDAVDSWRSGALIVVSHDRDLLERVDRTAELRSGSVSWYGGGWSAYQEALATQQEAAGRTLRAAEADVRRQQRELEETRIKAARRQRQSKKLDARRRAPRIVAGERKRSAQESADKLCNLHEDRLQEARERREAAADALRDDAEIRVNLPHTAVPAGRTVLSLHELQPRFGRLRTGTLEVHGPERIALVGRNGAGKTTLLRTLTGELAPLSGTAKAHVPLRFLPQRLDVLDDGLSVAANVARTAPGVTDNHIRSQLARFLFKGARAEQPAGTLSGGERFRAALAATMLAAPAPQLLLLDEPTNNLDVASVRQLTSALQSFEGALVIASHDLPFLEAAGITRWLLVGDRLEEISSDMVREIWETAPPAAD
- a CDS encoding alpha/beta hydrolase, encoding MGDLRDAFPSAPAMVPRWRARLAEMVPDPTLDQLRADGAFEMYERSVPGPEGAPDVSLLIARPTGLADGAPVVYHLHGGGMIGGSNRAGMEGILREWAEPLGLVVVSVEYRLAPEHPYPAGVEDCYAGLLWVARHAADLGGDPERIVVAGGSAGGGLTAALALMTRDREGPRIIGQLAMCPMLDDRNDTPSARQMAGTGLWDQHDNGVGWACLLGTAYEAADVPAYAAPARSTDLSGLAPAFIDAGAGETFRDEAVTYATRIWQAGGDAELHIWAGGFHGFDQMVPGAAVSRDARQARVNWLRRILSR
- a CDS encoding AMP-binding protein: MPPSKPESPRPLHPTTALETFARYADRVAFIHRGRATTYGDALSEVYRLARALRGVGLHRGDCVVLLADNRPQAVLSSLAFALLGCRQVLLEAGLAVAEQVHMVRDARAGALVFTPDYAARASEVARRTELSLLLGLGPSKEGADLLAQCASLSSMPLPAGGRASDIARLAYTGGSTGRSKGCCHTFRALSSHWVWQPRCWSPLVSAVAAAAERYLVVKPGTAPVRTDFMALPLLSGGTVHLLDAFEPGVVLGAVEEHRITAMLLNTGQLNELLDHPRSARTDLSSLRAVVVAGSAITARRMRQALERFGPALYQAYGMTEAGLISMIGPGELLEGPGERLLSAGRPQPGVALEIRSGDGKRLPVGEAGHVWVRTPQLMTGYWLHPELDAEALHDGWLRTGDIGRLDDDGYLFLLDRDKDMVNIRGVNCYSREVEEILTRHPAVRSVAVIGVPHERDGEAVHAVVVLAPGTTCQKAELRKLVETELGAPYAPTSVTFAGTLPLTPAGKVDKKKLRAPFWTGRERQIH